Proteins from a single region of Streptomyces sp. HUAS 15-9:
- a CDS encoding aromatic amino acid ammonia-lyase, with product MGTPHDGPTRVPPGTGNTRVVLDGHGLDVPGLVRLADAAAEPVVPPEALDRVRRARDSADRLAGTGRLYGRGTGVGAHRSVPVEPADETGHGLRLLRSHAGGAGRLVPPRQARAMLAVRANQLLAGGSGIHPTWVTALTEALRLGVHPAINEYGGLGTGDLTALAQTGLTLLGERPWLTAVPEDTTGMPAPVTLRPGDALALLSSNALALAGAALAAHGTDVLLRATHAVAALSLAAVSGSPEAYAAPVHALRPYPGPAQAAAEVRRLLGWPDRPLTGGRRIQDPYGFRAFPQVHGAALDACAALRRIVEVEVNCPTENPVLTPDGHAYHHGGFFAAPLGLALDGLNLAMLQTAQLSAARLTALGRPDLTGLPAYLTAGPASSSGTMILEYTANSALADLRSCAVPASAGHAVVSQGLEEAASFAGQAARQTERATTAYATVLACELVTAVRALRLSRVPPAIPAFTAAATALLPNTEDRPLTGDVTTAMELLSVLAEL from the coding sequence GTGGGCACGCCCCACGACGGCCCGACGCGGGTGCCCCCGGGCACCGGGAACACCCGCGTCGTGCTCGACGGCCACGGACTCGACGTGCCCGGACTCGTCCGGCTCGCCGACGCGGCCGCCGAACCCGTCGTACCGCCCGAGGCCCTAGACCGGGTCCGCCGGGCCCGGGACAGCGCCGACCGCCTCGCCGGCACCGGCCGCCTCTACGGCCGCGGCACCGGCGTGGGCGCCCACCGCTCCGTCCCCGTCGAACCGGCCGACGAGACCGGCCACGGTCTGCGTCTCCTGCGCAGCCACGCGGGCGGCGCCGGACGGCTCGTCCCGCCGCGCCAGGCCCGCGCGATGCTGGCCGTGCGCGCCAACCAGCTCCTCGCCGGCGGCTCCGGCATCCACCCCACATGGGTGACCGCCCTCACCGAGGCGCTGCGCCTCGGCGTCCACCCCGCGATCAACGAGTACGGCGGTCTCGGCACCGGCGACCTCACGGCGCTCGCCCAGACCGGCCTGACCCTGCTCGGCGAACGCCCCTGGCTGACCGCCGTACCGGAGGACACGACGGGCATGCCCGCGCCCGTGACCCTGCGCCCCGGCGACGCCCTCGCGCTGCTCAGCAGCAACGCCCTGGCCCTGGCCGGTGCCGCGCTCGCCGCTCACGGGACCGACGTCCTGCTGCGGGCCACGCACGCCGTCGCCGCGCTCTCCCTCGCCGCCGTCTCCGGCTCCCCGGAGGCGTACGCCGCCCCCGTGCACGCCCTGCGCCCCTACCCGGGACCAGCCCAGGCGGCGGCCGAGGTACGGCGGCTGCTCGGCTGGCCCGACCGGCCCCTCACCGGCGGCCGCCGCATACAGGACCCGTACGGCTTCCGTGCCTTCCCACAGGTGCACGGCGCCGCCCTCGACGCCTGCGCCGCACTGCGCCGGATCGTCGAGGTGGAGGTCAACTGCCCCACCGAGAACCCCGTCCTGACCCCGGACGGCCACGCCTACCACCACGGCGGCTTCTTCGCGGCGCCGCTGGGCCTGGCCCTGGACGGCCTCAACCTGGCGATGCTCCAGACCGCCCAGCTCTCCGCCGCCCGCCTGACCGCCCTCGGCCGCCCCGACCTCACCGGCCTGCCCGCCTACCTCACCGCCGGACCCGCGAGCAGCTCCGGCACGATGATCCTGGAGTACACCGCCAACTCCGCTCTCGCCGACCTGCGTTCATGCGCCGTACCCGCCTCCGCCGGGCATGCCGTCGTCTCCCAGGGCCTGGAGGAGGCCGCCAGCTTCGCCGGCCAGGCCGCCCGCCAGACCGAGCGCGCCACGACCGCCTACGCGACAGTCCTGGCCTGCGAACTGGTCACCGCCGTACGGGCACTGCGCCTGAGCCGAGTCCCCCCGGCGATCCCCGCCTTCACCGCAGCGGCCACCGCCCTCCTACCGAACACCGAGGACCGCCCACTCACGGGCGACGTGACCACGGCGATGGAACTCCTGTCCGTGCTTGCCGAGTTGTGA
- a CDS encoding LCP family protein has translation MTIASRSARERRRRPGGRIRTALAVCLSLLVLVAGGAGWLYLKLNGNINTFDSGGLSDNRPAAGSSKGENVLVIGSDGRTDGNAALGGGNKDDIGRSDTTFLLHIYADHKHALAVSIPRDTLVTVPPCELPDGSWTKTQADTMFNAAFSVGETDKGNPACTQNTVEKLTGLRVDHTVVVDFKGFAALTEVVGGVKVCVPGDVYENDLNPHRTTRGELLFKKGEQTVSGQRALDYVRIRHGIGDGSDIGRIKRQQAFVASLLKEVKSKGLTPTKLLPLADAATRSLTVDTGLGTADKLISFAMSLKDIDLHNTKFVTIPWRYEGSRVAVVEPDANALWAALKADRTIDGKNADGKKAPQPSPSPSAAPVSGSGIDVAVYNGTAVPGLAARGAADLTADGFTVTGTATATTQDHATTVVEYGPGLAAQAHTVAQVFPGAQLEPIGAARINVVLGQSYATAPSASPAPTSVPSTVASGARSADDNPCANLTYG, from the coding sequence ATGACCATCGCCAGCAGGAGCGCCAGGGAACGGCGGCGCCGCCCCGGCGGCCGGATACGGACCGCGCTCGCCGTCTGCCTGTCCCTGCTCGTGCTCGTCGCGGGCGGGGCCGGCTGGCTGTATCTGAAGCTGAACGGGAACATCAACACGTTCGACTCGGGCGGCCTCTCCGACAACCGTCCCGCGGCGGGCTCGTCCAAGGGTGAGAACGTCCTGGTCATCGGCTCCGACGGGCGCACCGACGGCAACGCGGCCCTGGGCGGCGGCAACAAGGACGACATAGGCCGCTCCGACACGACCTTCCTGCTGCACATATACGCCGACCACAAGCACGCCCTCGCGGTCTCCATCCCCCGCGACACCCTGGTCACCGTCCCGCCGTGCGAACTCCCCGACGGCAGCTGGACGAAGACCCAGGCCGACACGATGTTCAACGCGGCCTTCTCCGTGGGCGAGACCGACAAGGGCAACCCCGCCTGCACCCAGAACACCGTCGAGAAGCTGACCGGACTGCGGGTCGACCACACCGTCGTCGTCGACTTCAAGGGTTTCGCGGCCCTGACCGAGGTGGTGGGCGGCGTCAAGGTGTGCGTGCCGGGCGACGTGTACGAGAACGACCTCAACCCCCACCGCACCACCCGCGGAGAGCTGCTGTTCAAGAAGGGCGAGCAGACCGTCTCCGGGCAGCGGGCCCTGGACTATGTGCGCATCCGGCACGGGATCGGCGACGGCTCCGACATCGGCCGTATCAAACGCCAGCAGGCCTTCGTGGCAAGCCTGTTGAAGGAGGTCAAGAGCAAGGGGCTGACCCCCACCAAGCTGCTGCCGCTGGCCGACGCCGCGACCAGGTCGCTGACGGTGGACACCGGGCTCGGCACCGCCGACAAGCTCATCTCCTTCGCGATGTCGCTGAAGGACATAGACCTGCACAACACCAAGTTCGTGACCATCCCCTGGCGGTACGAGGGGTCACGCGTCGCCGTCGTGGAGCCCGACGCGAACGCGCTGTGGGCCGCGCTCAAGGCCGACCGCACGATCGACGGCAAGAACGCCGACGGTAAGAAGGCCCCCCAGCCCTCCCCTTCCCCCTCCGCCGCCCCGGTCTCCGGTTCCGGCATCGACGTCGCCGTCTACAACGGCACCGCCGTGCCCGGCCTGGCCGCCCGGGGCGCCGCCGACCTCACCGCAGACGGTTTCACGGTCACCGGCACCGCGACGGCCACCACCCAGGACCACGCCACCACGGTCGTCGAGTACGGCCCCGGCCTGGCGGCGCAGGCACACACCGTGGCCCAGGTGTTCCCGGGCGCCCAGTTGGAGCCGATCGGGGCGGCAAGAATCAACGTCGTCCTCGGCCAGTCGTACGCCACCGCCCCCTCCGCCTCTCCGGCCCCGACCTCGGTCCCGTCCACGGTGGCAAGCGGTGCCCGCTCGGCGGACGACAACCCCTGCGCGAACCTGACCTACGGCTGA
- a CDS encoding peptidase E, with protein MPASEPTILATSGGHRVGGRTMVEFDALVHHAVDLSGVHGRPPRVMYVGTAIGDAEHFTARMSEAARVAGFDLTPLHLFPMPNLDDVEGAVLAQDVVWVMGGSVANLLAVRRVHGLDRIMRRAWEPGVVLSGVSAGSLCWFRGGTTDSFGPELRPLTDALGFLPYGNGVHYDTDRGRRPLVHRLVADGTLPTTHCTDDGVGLVYRGTELSEAVTEIPGKGAYVVLRDGDTVVEERLEPRLLPGV; from the coding sequence GTGCCTGCCTCCGAACCCACCATCCTCGCCACCTCCGGCGGACACCGCGTGGGCGGCCGGACCATGGTCGAGTTCGACGCGCTGGTCCATCACGCGGTGGACCTCTCGGGCGTCCACGGCCGTCCGCCGCGGGTCATGTACGTCGGTACGGCGATAGGCGACGCCGAGCACTTCACCGCCCGTATGTCGGAGGCGGCGCGGGTGGCGGGGTTCGATCTGACCCCGCTCCACCTCTTCCCGATGCCCAACCTGGACGACGTCGAGGGCGCGGTCCTCGCGCAGGACGTCGTGTGGGTCATGGGCGGTTCGGTGGCCAATCTGCTGGCCGTGCGGCGGGTGCACGGCCTGGACCGGATCATGCGCCGGGCCTGGGAGCCGGGTGTCGTGCTCAGCGGGGTCAGCGCCGGGTCCCTCTGCTGGTTCCGGGGCGGCACCACCGACTCCTTCGGCCCCGAACTCCGCCCGCTCACCGACGCGCTCGGCTTCCTGCCGTACGGCAACGGCGTTCACTACGACACCGACAGGGGCCGCCGCCCCCTGGTCCACCGGCTGGTGGCCGACGGCACCCTGCCCACCACGCACTGCACGGACGACGGCGTCGGCCTGGTCTACCGGGGCACGGAGCTCTCCGAGGCGGTCACCGAGATCCCGGGCAAGGGCGCGTACGTCGTCCTGCGGGACGGCGACACCGTGGTGGAGGAACGCCTCGAACCCCGGCTGCTGCCGGGGGTGTGA
- a CDS encoding DUF6114 domain-containing protein, whose amino-acid sequence MTGRSPQGMRPAFRRWRARRPFWGGLLLTLGGAEVLLTMKASMKVVMHVGMQGLAGYLLPTVMLLCGLLTLFSPAQRIFYSLIGVLASLATWLTSNLGGFFIGLLLGLIGSSLTFGWLPDQEPRVSRRRRRREQEAARATAPALAEDTAEPA is encoded by the coding sequence ATGACCGGCCGGTCACCGCAGGGGATGCGGCCCGCCTTCCGGCGCTGGCGGGCCCGCCGTCCGTTCTGGGGCGGGCTGTTGCTCACCCTGGGCGGGGCGGAGGTCCTGCTCACCATGAAGGCGTCGATGAAGGTCGTCATGCATGTCGGCATGCAGGGCCTGGCGGGCTATCTGCTGCCGACCGTGATGCTGCTGTGCGGCCTGCTGACCCTGTTCAGCCCGGCCCAGCGGATCTTCTACTCCCTCATCGGTGTCCTGGCCTCCCTGGCCACCTGGCTCACCTCCAACCTCGGCGGCTTCTTCATCGGCCTCCTGCTCGGCCTCATCGGCAGCAGCCTCACCTTCGGCTGGCTGCCGGACCAGGAGCCCCGGGTGAGCCGACGCCGCCGCCGACGCGAGCAGGAGGCGGCCCGGGCGACGGCGCCCGCCCTCGCGGAGGACACGGCCGAACCGGCGTGA
- a CDS encoding DUF6230 family protein: MASSADNIPENPESGSRDITEGIDRRGRVRLRRAAVLAVPATLAVAGLAVLTAEGALGVQFAISGMPFTVTATNLDGTGFEQFGNLDNMAEGSPNTGDTGGQVLVVTSAIKNATLTKLCQSVDLGGINLKITAGGGKDKVTATDLTTDSTELSGEASFDNIEIGNDASTLTKAGVKGPIGVFSQQADTVHIGNLRQTNYATTAGVFKLPGLKLGFSDSAC; encoded by the coding sequence ATGGCCTCGTCCGCCGACAACATCCCCGAGAACCCGGAAAGCGGTTCCCGGGACATCACCGAAGGTATTGACAGACGCGGCCGGGTCCGGCTGCGCCGCGCCGCCGTGCTGGCCGTGCCGGCCACGCTGGCCGTCGCGGGCCTCGCGGTGCTCACCGCGGAGGGCGCGCTGGGTGTCCAGTTCGCCATCTCCGGCATGCCGTTCACGGTCACGGCGACCAATCTCGACGGCACCGGCTTCGAGCAGTTCGGCAACCTCGACAACATGGCCGAGGGAAGCCCGAACACGGGTGACACGGGCGGTCAGGTGCTGGTGGTCACCTCCGCGATCAAGAACGCCACGCTCACCAAGCTGTGCCAGAGCGTCGACCTCGGTGGCATCAATCTGAAGATCACCGCGGGCGGCGGCAAGGACAAGGTGACGGCGACGGACCTGACCACCGACTCCACCGAGCTGTCGGGCGAGGCCTCGTTCGACAACATCGAGATCGGCAACGACGCCAGCACGCTGACCAAGGCCGGGGTGAAGGGCCCGATCGGTGTCTTCAGCCAGCAGGCCGACACCGTGCACATCGGCAACCTGCGGCAGACCAACTACGCCACCACCGCCGGCGTGTTCAAGCTGCCGGGGCTGAAACTCGGCTTCAGCGACTCGGCCTGCTGA
- a CDS encoding Tat pathway signal sequence domain protein, which produces MRTRSLLALAGTVVALTAAATVPASADGAVLTTGSAGGTAVAVGDVLSAPLASGTSATLYSSATGTSGVTCTSSTFTATVTDNPAAPGTATEAVDAQTFDSRSCTSNVLGVTGVTSITVDNLPYTTSVASDGTLTVTPASGSTIQTTVKLKTLLGSITCVYQAASLTGKADNADNSIAFTNQQFTKSSGSSLCFASGFFTAKYAPVTDAGAAVYVN; this is translated from the coding sequence ATGCGTACGCGATCCCTCCTCGCCCTCGCCGGAACCGTCGTAGCCCTCACGGCCGCGGCCACCGTCCCCGCCTCCGCGGACGGCGCCGTGCTCACCACGGGCAGCGCCGGCGGCACCGCCGTGGCGGTCGGCGATGTGCTCAGCGCGCCGCTGGCCAGCGGCACCAGCGCGACGCTCTACTCCAGCGCGACCGGCACCAGCGGAGTGACCTGCACGTCCTCGACGTTCACGGCCACCGTCACCGACAACCCCGCCGCCCCCGGCACGGCCACCGAGGCGGTCGACGCGCAGACCTTCGACAGCCGCAGCTGCACCAGCAACGTCCTCGGTGTCACCGGCGTCACCAGCATCACGGTCGACAACCTGCCGTACACCACCTCGGTCGCCTCCGACGGCACCCTCACCGTCACCCCGGCGAGCGGCTCCACCATCCAGACCACGGTCAAGCTGAAGACCCTGCTGGGCAGCATCACCTGCGTCTACCAGGCGGCCAGTCTGACCGGCAAGGCCGACAACGCCGACAACAGCATCGCCTTCACCAACCAGCAGTTCACCAAGAGCTCCGGCTCCTCGCTCTGCTTCGCCAGCGGCTTCTTCACCGCGAAGTACGCCCCCGTCACCGACGCGGGCGCGGCCGTCTACGTGAACTGA
- a CDS encoding lytic polysaccharide monooxygenase: MTRMTAHLRVTGAAVAASALLSLWAAEPALAHGAPTDPVSRVYACSPSGGSASTAACRAAIAANGTSFVAWDNLRVAGVDGRDRQLIPDGKLCSGGLPAYKGLDLARADWPSTRLAPGARLTMTYASTIAHTGTFKLYLTKPGYDPAGPLKWSDLPARPFAQVTDPALTNGAYHFTAKLPSDRTGRQVLYTIWQNSSTSDTYYSCSDVVISKAAKASDEAGGAGGPAKKQESSGPSRSAEPSRSTSSKSAATPSTPVAAAPQSASAEGTTTDSTPVASDTATGSGPSAPLIAGGAAAVLVLTGGAALVLRLRRR; encoded by the coding sequence ATGACTCGGATGACCGCACACCTCAGGGTCACGGGGGCCGCCGTCGCGGCCTCGGCCCTGCTCTCTTTGTGGGCGGCGGAGCCCGCCCTGGCGCACGGCGCGCCGACGGATCCGGTCAGCCGGGTGTACGCCTGCTCCCCCAGCGGCGGCAGCGCCTCGACGGCGGCCTGCCGGGCGGCGATCGCCGCGAACGGCACGTCCTTCGTGGCGTGGGACAACCTGCGGGTGGCGGGAGTCGACGGCCGGGACCGGCAGCTGATTCCGGACGGCAAGCTGTGCAGCGGAGGACTGCCCGCCTACAAGGGCCTCGACCTGGCCCGCGCGGACTGGCCGTCGACGCGGCTGGCCCCGGGCGCGCGGCTGACGATGACGTACGCCTCGACGATCGCGCACACGGGAACGTTCAAGCTGTATCTGACCAAGCCCGGCTACGATCCGGCCGGGCCGCTGAAGTGGTCCGACCTGCCCGCGCGGCCCTTCGCCCAGGTCACCGACCCGGCCCTGACCAACGGGGCGTACCACTTCACCGCGAAGCTGCCGTCGGACCGGACGGGCCGTCAGGTGCTCTACACCATCTGGCAGAACAGCAGCACGTCGGACACCTACTACTCGTGTTCCGACGTGGTGATCTCCAAGGCCGCCAAGGCGTCGGACGAGGCGGGCGGGGCGGGCGGTCCGGCGAAGAAGCAGGAGAGCTCCGGTCCGTCGAGGAGCGCGGAGCCGAGCCGTTCGACGTCCTCGAAGAGCGCCGCGACCCCGTCGACCCCGGTGGCGGCCGCCCCGCAGTCGGCCTCGGCCGAGGGCACCACCACCGACAGCACGCCGGTCGCCTCCGACACCGCGACCGGCTCGGGTCCGTCCGCGCCGCTGATTGCGGGCGGCGCCGCCGCGGTGCTGGTGCTCACCGGGGGCGCCGCCCTCGTGCTGAGACTGCGCCGGCGCTGA
- a CDS encoding ScbR family autoregulator-binding transcription factor produces MARQLRAEQTRATIITAAADLFDRQGYESTSLSDIVEHAQVTKGALYFHFAAKEDLAYAIMELQSRASRQVLREVESRTCSSLEALMRTTFGIARLAVEGPIPRAGLRLATAEVAVRPPLRHPFAEWLELATRKLLGAVRESDVHPDIDIDAVAHSLVYFFVGTRVAGRSLEPVARLPRRVAEMWHLMIRGLVPVPRRARYLTLASQLEREIRTV; encoded by the coding sequence ATGGCGAGGCAGTTACGCGCCGAGCAGACCCGAGCAACGATCATCACAGCCGCAGCCGACCTGTTCGACCGTCAGGGCTACGAATCCACCAGTCTGAGTGACATCGTCGAACACGCCCAGGTCACCAAGGGGGCGCTGTACTTCCACTTCGCCGCCAAGGAGGATCTGGCGTACGCCATCATGGAGCTCCAGTCCAGGGCGTCGCGGCAGGTGCTGAGAGAAGTGGAGAGCCGGACCTGCTCCTCGCTGGAGGCCCTGATGCGCACCACGTTCGGGATCGCCCGGCTCGCCGTCGAGGGCCCCATCCCCCGGGCGGGGCTCCGCCTGGCCACCGCGGAGGTCGCCGTACGGCCGCCGCTGCGGCATCCCTTCGCCGAGTGGCTGGAGCTGGCCACCCGCAAACTCCTCGGAGCCGTCAGGGAGTCCGATGTGCACCCGGACATAGACATCGATGCCGTCGCTCACTCACTCGTGTATTTCTTCGTCGGCACCCGGGTCGCGGGCCGCTCCCTCGAGCCCGTCGCCCGACTGCCGCGCAGAGTCGCCGAGATGTGGCACCTCATGATCCGCGGCCTGGTCCCGGTGCCCCGGCGCGCCCGCTATCTGACCCTCGCCTCGCAGCTGGAGCGGGAGATCAGAACCGTCTGA
- a CDS encoding damage-control phosphatase ARMT1 family protein, with the protein MPDTSAAPVILGNEPGSFPLGVLAERHPAIIRQVRDAFPYDPEQHRALDALHKSCTEGVIEPLPADAPDRDRWREWGMDAYTGRSWFDVPWLWSESYFYRRLLDAVGFFGPGAWRGIDPFRPFKLAELDARETDEELAALDALEDGPAHERAPALLHGSLWGNRADLGFRLSDAGAEAKEAVPALVADDSETLWSLLPPSGTGTLCLVADNAGRELVPDLLLIARLLAEGRIGRAVLHVKPYPYYVSDATTADVVDALRRLVSAPGAAAAYGRRLWAAMADGRLAVRAHPFTCAPLPYTDMPDDLRAEFAAATLTLFKGDLNYRRMVGDRLWPPTTPFRDVTAYFPGPVAALRTLKSDVITGLDARTEAALVAAEGQRWRTGGTHALIQVDPLNPRTAEAT; encoded by the coding sequence ATGCCCGACACCTCCGCCGCGCCCGTGATCCTCGGCAACGAACCCGGTTCGTTCCCCCTCGGCGTGCTGGCCGAACGGCACCCCGCCATCATCCGGCAGGTGCGGGACGCCTTTCCGTACGACCCCGAGCAGCACCGCGCGCTCGACGCGCTGCACAAGAGCTGCACCGAGGGCGTGATCGAGCCGCTCCCCGCCGACGCGCCCGACCGGGACCGATGGCGGGAGTGGGGCATGGACGCGTACACCGGCCGGTCCTGGTTCGACGTCCCCTGGCTGTGGTCCGAGAGCTATTTCTACCGCCGGCTCCTCGACGCGGTCGGTTTCTTCGGGCCCGGCGCCTGGCGGGGCATCGACCCCTTCCGCCCCTTCAAACTGGCCGAACTCGACGCCAGGGAGACGGACGAGGAACTGGCCGCGCTGGACGCGCTGGAGGACGGCCCGGCCCACGAGCGGGCGCCGGCCCTGCTGCACGGCTCGCTCTGGGGCAACCGCGCCGACCTCGGCTTCCGGCTGTCCGACGCCGGTGCCGAGGCCAAGGAGGCCGTGCCCGCCCTGGTCGCCGACGACAGCGAGACCCTGTGGTCCCTGCTGCCGCCCTCCGGCACGGGCACCCTGTGCCTGGTCGCGGACAACGCGGGCCGCGAACTCGTCCCGGACCTGCTGCTGATCGCCCGCCTGCTCGCCGAGGGGCGTATCGGGCGGGCCGTGCTGCACGTCAAGCCGTACCCGTACTACGTCTCCGACGCCACGACCGCCGACGTGGTCGACGCCCTGCGCCGGCTCGTCTCGGCGCCGGGCGCGGCGGCCGCGTACGGGCGGCGTCTGTGGGCGGCCATGGCCGACGGCCGACTGGCCGTACGCGCCCACCCCTTCACCTGCGCCCCGCTGCCGTACACGGACATGCCCGACGACCTCCGCGCGGAGTTCGCCGCGGCCACGCTGACGCTCTTCAAGGGCGACCTCAACTACCGGCGCATGGTGGGCGACCGGCTGTGGCCCCCGACCACGCCCTTCCGGGACGTCACCGCCTACTTCCCCGGCCCGGTCGCCGCCCTGCGCACGCTCAAGTCCGATGTGATCACCGGCCTGGACGCCCGCACGGAGGCCGCCCTGGTCGCTGCCGAGGGACAGCGCTGGCGGACCGGTGGCACGCACGCACTGATTCAGGTCGATCCACTCAATCCACGTACAGCGGAAGCGACTTGA
- a CDS encoding cytochrome P450 yields MSVRQAPPVPDVFDPRRYALGVPYDDYRVLRDHHPVARQEEPEVLGWPAGPGFWAVTRHADVVRVLKDAATYSSYIGATQIRDPDPEDLPFLRSMMLNQDPPQHGRLRRLVSRAFTRARVDRFADVTRERARTLLAGAVAAARASDGTVDLVTAVTDEYALLNLADLLGVPKGDRRLLLRWTQRVIGYQDPDEAGPPVLDGEGKPVNPRSPAMLRDMFDYARQLAAYKRRYPADDVMTTLAHDAELTGAELEMFFFLLTVAGNDTVRSAAPGGLLALVEHPEAYRSLRDGQVHLPTAVDELLRWHPPVLTFRRTAAHDTELAGRKIRAGDKVVVFHASANRDERAFTGPDRLDPARTPNPHVSFGDGPHVCLGAHFARLQLRLLYEEALRVLPAPRLAGPAERLVSNFINGLKSLPLYVD; encoded by the coding sequence GTGAGCGTGCGCCAGGCTCCACCCGTTCCGGACGTCTTCGATCCGCGCCGCTACGCGTTGGGTGTGCCGTACGACGACTACCGCGTCCTGCGCGACCACCACCCCGTGGCCCGGCAGGAGGAGCCCGAGGTGCTGGGCTGGCCGGCCGGGCCCGGTTTCTGGGCGGTGACCCGGCACGCGGACGTGGTGCGGGTGCTGAAGGACGCGGCGACGTATTCGTCGTACATCGGGGCGACCCAGATCCGGGATCCAGACCCGGAGGATCTGCCGTTCCTCCGGAGCATGATGCTCAACCAGGACCCGCCGCAGCACGGGCGGCTGAGGCGGCTGGTGAGCCGTGCGTTCACGCGCGCGCGGGTCGACCGGTTCGCGGACGTCACGCGGGAGCGGGCCCGCACGCTGCTCGCCGGCGCCGTGGCGGCGGCCCGCGCGTCGGACGGCACGGTCGACCTGGTCACGGCCGTCACCGACGAGTACGCGCTGCTCAACCTCGCCGACCTGCTGGGTGTCCCGAAGGGCGACCGGAGGCTGCTGCTGCGCTGGACACAGCGGGTGATCGGCTATCAGGACCCGGACGAGGCCGGTCCCCCGGTGCTCGACGGGGAAGGCAAGCCGGTCAATCCGCGGTCGCCCGCGATGCTGCGGGACATGTTCGACTACGCCCGGCAGCTGGCGGCGTACAAACGGCGCTACCCCGCCGACGACGTGATGACCACACTCGCACACGACGCCGAACTCACCGGAGCGGAACTGGAGATGTTCTTCTTCCTGCTCACCGTCGCGGGCAACGACACGGTGCGCAGCGCCGCTCCGGGCGGGCTGCTGGCGCTGGTAGAGCATCCGGAGGCGTACCGGTCGCTGCGCGACGGGCAGGTCCATCTCCCCACCGCTGTCGATGAGTTGCTGCGCTGGCATCCGCCCGTGCTGACCTTCCGCCGTACCGCGGCACACGACACCGAACTGGCCGGGCGGAAGATCCGGGCCGGTGACAAGGTGGTCGTCTTCCACGCCTCGGCCAACCGGGACGAGCGGGCCTTCACCGGTCCGGACCGTCTGGACCCGGCCCGTACGCCCAATCCGCATGTGTCCTTCGGGGACGGTCCGCATGTGTGTCTGGGTGCCCACTTCGCGCGGCTTCAGCTGCGGCTGCTGTACGAGGAGGCGCTACGGGTGCTTCCCGCACCACGCCTGGCCGGACCCGCCGAGCGTCTGGTGTCCAACTTCATCAACGGGCTCAAGTCGCTTCCGCTGTACGTGGATTGA
- a CDS encoding alpha/beta fold hydrolase translates to MTSFVLPHEMHGDGAHKVFAVHGWFADRSAYAAVLPDLDRETFTYALVDLRGYGRAKDAVGAYTTVEAALDLVELADRLGWERFSVVGHSMGGAVAQRLLAVAPHRLRRIVGVSPVPASGLPLPGEQWELFADAAHRPENRRAIIDFTTGGRRPAAWLDRMVDTSLERSDAKAFRAWLDSWAGDDFRADVEGSDVPALAVAGELDPALSPELVQETWMSCYPRAELRRLPSAGHCAMDETPLELIRVVEDFLREDGPGKDGTA, encoded by the coding sequence ATGACCTCCTTCGTGCTGCCCCATGAAATGCACGGCGACGGCGCCCACAAGGTGTTCGCCGTGCACGGCTGGTTCGCCGACCGGTCCGCCTACGCGGCCGTCCTGCCGGACCTGGACCGGGAGACGTTCACCTACGCGCTGGTCGATCTGCGCGGCTACGGACGGGCCAAGGACGCCGTGGGCGCGTACACCACCGTCGAGGCCGCGCTGGACCTGGTGGAGCTGGCCGACCGCCTCGGCTGGGAGCGGTTCTCGGTGGTGGGGCACTCGATGGGCGGCGCGGTGGCCCAGCGGCTGCTGGCCGTGGCCCCGCACCGGCTGCGCCGGATCGTCGGCGTCTCCCCCGTGCCCGCCTCGGGGCTGCCGCTGCCCGGCGAGCAGTGGGAGCTGTTCGCGGATGCGGCGCACCGGCCGGAGAACCGGCGCGCGATCATCGACTTCACCACCGGCGGCCGCCGTCCCGCGGCCTGGCTGGACCGGATGGTCGACACCTCGCTGGAGCGCAGCGACGCCAAGGCGTTCCGTGCCTGGCTGGACTCATGGGCGGGCGACGACTTCCGCGCCGACGTCGAGGGCTCGGACGTACCCGCGCTCGCCGTGGCCGGAGAGCTCGACCCGGCCCTGTCACCCGAGCTGGTCCAGGAGACCTGGATGTCCTGCTACCCGCGCGCGGAGCTACGGCGCCTGCCGAGCGCCGGACACTGTGCGATGGACGAGACCCCGCTGGAGCTGATCCGGGTGGTCGAGGACTTCCTGCGCGAGGACGGGCCCGGCAAGGACGGCACGGCGTGA